The sequence GGATCATGAAAGTAAGTGTGGCTTTCTCTAATTTATATCTTGTAGAAGACAAAGAAAATTCAAATGGTAGTGAAATAGAAAAGCATAAACGAAAGAGTGTACTTACTGATAAAAAAGCAAATATATCTACTGAATTAGATATTAGGGGAGAACGAGTGGATGATGCAATAGCTAAAGTTGATAAGTTTTTAGATGATGCTATTGTTACAAATTTAACTCAAATTCGCATTATACATGGGAAAGGTACAGGTAACTTAAGAAAAGGAATTCAATTTCATTTAGAAGGACACCCACATGTTAACGAATATCGAATAGGTTCAAGAAATGAGGGTGGTGAAGGAGTAACTGTTGTTAAGTTAAATCTTTAAATAATATTAGTGTTAAAAGTTTTGCTAAAATTATATTAGTGTGATAAAATCACTAATAAATTTGACAATATAAAATAATTATGCTAGGAGGATCTGAAGTGAACCTTCAAAACAATAGTTTAGAACGCCAATTAGAAATATTTTGCCACGGAATTGAAGAAATAATTTCTAAAGATGAATTGCGAGACAAGTTAAAAAGCTCTATCGAAAATGATAGACCTCTTAAGTTAAAGTTAGGTCTTGACCCTTCAGCGCCAGATATTCATTTAGGGCATACTGTTGTTTTAAGAAAATTAAAACAACTACAAGAGTTAGGTCACCATGTAACTATTATTATTGGTGATTTTACTGGGAAAATTGGAGATCCAACAGGAAGAAGTGAAACAAGAAAACAGTTAACAGATGAAGAAATTCTTGAAAATGCAGAAACTTATAAGAATCAGATCTTTAAAATATTGTATCCAGAACAGACTAAAGTATGTTTTAATTCTGAATGGTTATCAAAACTAGATTTTGTGGACATTATTGATTTATCATCAAAATTAACAGTTGCACGGATGTTAGAAAGAGAAGATTTTAGTTGGCGCTATAAAAATAATTATTCTATTAGTTTACATGAGTTCTTTTATCCAATTATGCAGGGTTATGATTCAGTAGTGTTAGATTCAGATGTTGAGTTTGGAGCAACTGAACAAAGATTTAATTTATTAATGGGAAGGCAGTTACAAAAAGAAAAGGGTAAATCTCCTCAAGTTGCTTTAATGATGCCAATATTAGTTGGTCTTGACGGCGAAAAGAAGATGAGTAAAAGTTTAGGTAATTACATAGGTATAGAAGAAAAACCATATGATATGTATGGAAAAACAATGTCACTTCCTGATGAGTTAATTGTAGAATATTACACATTAGTCACAGACTTGTTACCAGAAGAAGTCGAAAAAATAAAGAATGATTTAGAAAGTGGTAAAAACCCAAGAGATATTAAGATGGGACTAGCTAGAGAAATTGTATCATTATATCATGGTGATGAAGCAGCTAAAAAAGCTGAGGGAGAATTTCTACGCGTATTTCAAAAACAAGAAATTCCAGAGGATATTCCAGAAATAGCTATTAGTGACTTTAAGGATGAATTAGATGATGAAGGTTGTATAAAAATTGTGAGACTTTTAA comes from Natranaerobius trueperi and encodes:
- the tyrS gene encoding tyrosine--tRNA ligase → MNLQNNSLERQLEIFCHGIEEIISKDELRDKLKSSIENDRPLKLKLGLDPSAPDIHLGHTVVLRKLKQLQELGHHVTIIIGDFTGKIGDPTGRSETRKQLTDEEILENAETYKNQIFKILYPEQTKVCFNSEWLSKLDFVDIIDLSSKLTVARMLEREDFSWRYKNNYSISLHEFFYPIMQGYDSVVLDSDVEFGATEQRFNLLMGRQLQKEKGKSPQVALMMPILVGLDGEKKMSKSLGNYIGIEEKPYDMYGKTMSLPDELIVEYYTLVTDLLPEEVEKIKNDLESGKNPRDIKMGLAREIVSLYHGDEAAKKAEGEFLRVFQKQEIPEDIPEIAISDFKDELDDEGCIKIVRLLKICELVSSNSDGKRMVKQGAVKVDGEKIQDINENIKVATGLIIQVGKRKFAKLS